The proteins below are encoded in one region of Fimbriimonadaceae bacterium:
- a CDS encoding FAD-dependent oxidoreductase translates to MRVAVVGAGIMGLCTARALADRGHQVVVFEKAEPGNRLGSTSGRSRIVRQAYPDRFYSEILLEGHALWQELEQAAGKRLVHAVGLLYIGPRDEAEIQMEVQTLSSLNQVHKLVGPEEVRSVSPTIRLQHHEIAIHTLEAGWADVPAVLDAVALLAMQAGAEFATKEVSPDEQFEDFDRAVVTVGPWVTRWGKLRQGSNGKSSVYGESSNRKQTGLAVTLQTYAYVRGHHQGPVWIEGFGDHLYGFPNEPGKDCFKIGLHSPGPVTDPDDPHRIPDRRVQSEIKEAARRRFDLKSPEIIEAHTCPYTTAPNDDFKIGWRDDKTLLASPCSGHGFKFGPWMGQFLADLAEGKQKIDAYPRWHWKSSDDAAKAIA, encoded by the coding sequence GTGCGTGTCGCCGTTGTTGGTGCTGGGATCATGGGGCTCTGCACCGCCCGCGCCCTGGCCGATCGTGGCCACCAGGTCGTCGTCTTTGAGAAGGCTGAGCCTGGAAACCGGCTGGGCAGCACTTCGGGCCGCTCGCGGATCGTGCGACAGGCGTACCCCGACCGCTTCTATTCCGAGATCCTCTTGGAAGGGCACGCCCTTTGGCAAGAATTGGAACAGGCAGCGGGCAAAAGGCTGGTCCATGCCGTCGGCCTACTCTATATCGGCCCTCGGGACGAAGCTGAGATCCAGATGGAGGTGCAGACCCTCTCCAGCCTGAACCAGGTGCACAAGCTGGTCGGCCCGGAAGAGGTCCGCTCGGTCAGTCCCACCATCCGCCTGCAGCACCACGAGATCGCGATCCATACGCTCGAGGCGGGCTGGGCCGACGTGCCGGCCGTGCTCGACGCGGTCGCGCTCCTGGCCATGCAGGCCGGCGCCGAGTTCGCGACAAAGGAGGTAAGCCCCGACGAGCAGTTCGAAGATTTTGACCGGGCCGTCGTCACGGTCGGCCCCTGGGTGACGCGCTGGGGCAAGTTGAGACAGGGATCGAACGGGAAAAGCTCCGTCTATGGCGAATCCAGCAACCGGAAGCAGACCGGACTGGCAGTGACTCTGCAGACCTACGCCTATGTCCGAGGCCACCACCAGGGCCCGGTGTGGATCGAGGGCTTTGGCGACCATCTCTATGGTTTTCCGAACGAGCCGGGCAAGGACTGCTTTAAGATCGGGCTCCATTCTCCGGGACCGGTGACGGACCCGGACGACCCCCACCGCATCCCGGACCGGCGCGTGCAGTCCGAGATCAAGGAAGCGGCGCGAAGGCGCTTCGACCTGAAGAGCCCGGAAATCATCGAGGCCCACACGTGTCCCTACACCACGGCCCCGAACGACGACTTCAAGATTGGGTGGCGTGACGACAAAACGCTGCTGGCTTCGCCCTGCAGCGGGCACGGCTTCAAATTCGGCCCTTGGATGGGCCAGTTCCTGGCCGACCTCGCGGAAGGCAAGCAGAAGATCGACGCCTATCCGCGCTGGCACTGGAAGTCCTCAGACGACGCGGCCAAGGCCATCGCGTAG
- the lptC gene encoding LPS export ABC transporter periplasmic protein LptC, whose translation MVLLALLLVSGCSVPKRQRPAPKPEEREPEKITAIAPEITVTDKEGEKAFVVRSDSTRLELREGEGSLARLNRITGEIYRNGKIASRIEADTARVDQAAKTLTAFGNVRMTREEGVDAGQGGKPDLGGLVMNARRMVYSKGQERIEAEGDVTVSSDKFVMGPIPKLWANEDLTTFATPDKF comes from the coding sequence TTGGTCCTGCTTGCCCTCCTCCTCGTCTCCGGCTGCTCCGTCCCCAAGAGGCAGAGGCCGGCTCCAAAGCCGGAAGAGCGGGAGCCGGAGAAGATCACGGCGATCGCGCCCGAGATCACGGTGACCGACAAGGAGGGCGAGAAGGCGTTCGTCGTCCGGAGCGACTCGACCCGGCTTGAGCTCCGCGAAGGTGAAGGAAGCCTCGCGCGCCTCAACCGGATCACGGGCGAGATTTACCGGAACGGGAAGATCGCGAGCCGGATCGAGGCGGATACGGCCCGAGTCGACCAGGCGGCCAAGACCCTCACCGCGTTCGGCAACGTGCGCATGACCCGCGAAGAGGGCGTGGACGCGGGACAAGGCGGCAAGCCCGACCTCGGCGGCCTCGTGATGAACGCGCGCCGGATGGTCTATTCCAAGGGACAAGAACGGATCGAGGCAGAAGGCGACGTCACGGTATCCTCCGACAAGTTCGTGATGGGCCCGATCCCGAAGCTCTGGGCGAACGAGGACCTGACGACGTTCGCCACCCCCGACAAGTTCTAA
- a CDS encoding metallophosphoesterase family protein, which produces MGPVALALALLLQPGAPQRVCLTWSGDPATTATVTWRTDGDLGDQKAEFALASADPRFRGSAQTVGALNTRVELDTKASAWYHRATLTNLKPETIYAYRVGDGKAWSEWFQFKTASPEFKPFEFVYFGDAQNEIKSMWSRVVRQAHRDAPYAAFMLHAGDLVNTNDSDKEWGEWFEAGGWLHSQIPVVATPGNHEYGKAADGKRLTPLWTPQFAFPANGPAGLEGSCYYVDFQGCRVVSLNSNEKVEEQAVWLDRVLAENPNRWTFVTFHHPVYSTAVGRDNPKVRGQWQPIFQEHKVDLVLQGHDHTYGRRNVPTGANVRDGAGVVYVVSVAGPKMYRLGETALNDMKRVAEYTQLYQVVKVEYDKLRFESRTATGELYDAFELRRRPNGGNDLEEIKPEVPQRIDPKGASDEKDGG; this is translated from the coding sequence ATGGGACCCGTAGCACTTGCCCTAGCCCTTCTCTTACAGCCCGGCGCGCCCCAGCGGGTCTGCCTGACCTGGTCGGGCGACCCCGCGACCACCGCGACCGTCACCTGGCGCACGGACGGAGACCTGGGCGACCAGAAGGCGGAGTTCGCCCTCGCCTCGGCCGACCCCCGCTTTCGCGGGAGCGCCCAGACCGTGGGCGCGCTGAACACCCGGGTGGAGCTCGACACCAAGGCCAGCGCTTGGTACCACCGGGCGACCCTCACCAACCTGAAGCCGGAGACGATTTACGCCTACCGGGTGGGCGACGGCAAGGCCTGGAGCGAGTGGTTCCAGTTCAAGACGGCCTCGCCCGAGTTCAAACCGTTCGAGTTCGTCTACTTCGGCGACGCCCAGAACGAGATCAAGTCCATGTGGAGCCGGGTGGTGCGGCAGGCGCACCGGGACGCCCCCTATGCGGCCTTCATGCTGCACGCTGGCGACCTCGTGAATACGAACGACAGCGACAAGGAGTGGGGCGAGTGGTTCGAGGCGGGCGGTTGGCTGCACTCGCAGATCCCGGTGGTCGCGACCCCCGGGAACCATGAGTACGGCAAGGCGGCGGACGGGAAGCGGCTGACCCCGCTCTGGACGCCGCAGTTCGCCTTTCCCGCGAACGGTCCCGCCGGGCTGGAAGGGTCTTGCTACTATGTGGACTTCCAAGGGTGCCGGGTGGTCAGCCTCAACTCCAATGAGAAGGTCGAGGAGCAGGCCGTCTGGCTCGACCGAGTGCTGGCCGAGAACCCCAACCGCTGGACGTTCGTGACTTTCCACCATCCGGTTTACTCGACGGCGGTGGGCCGGGACAACCCTAAGGTGAGGGGCCAGTGGCAGCCCATCTTCCAGGAGCACAAGGTGGACCTGGTGCTGCAAGGGCACGACCACACCTACGGCCGGAGGAACGTGCCTACCGGTGCGAACGTCCGCGACGGGGCCGGGGTGGTCTATGTGGTGAGCGTGGCCGGGCCGAAGATGTACCGCCTGGGCGAGACGGCGCTGAACGACATGAAGCGGGTGGCCGAGTACACCCAGCTCTACCAAGTGGTGAAGGTCGAGTACGACAAGCTGCGGTTCGAGTCTCGCACGGCGACGGGCGAGCTCTACGACGCCTTTGAGCTGCGCCGTCGACCAAATGGTGGAAACGATCTGGAAGAGATCAAGCCCGAGGTGCCGCAAAGGATCGACCCGAAAGGCGCCTCGGACGAGAAAGACGGGGGATAA
- the rlmN gene encoding 23S rRNA (adenine(2503)-C(2))-methyltransferase RlmN, which yields MDNRPALAGLPPDRMVEVAQALGQPSYRGRQLTKWVYQKAARSFEEMADLPAAFRTQLEEHYRVSPLVVADHKTSRDGVEKLLVHNGDEQVYECVLLPYADRVSCCISSQVGCPMGCTFCATGLGGFDRNLTAAEIIGQYLLLQSLSPRRVSHVVFMGMGEPLLNLEALVEAMRLLHEEVGLSYRHLTVSTVGLVPQIRQLARLKLPIHLALSLHSPLDSVRETLMPVNHKWPVAEVMQAMREYQAATGRKVTFEYLLIDQVNDTPDQAEALARLVKGLPCFVNLIPFNWVDTGQGFRRPERERVAAFRRVLEKFGVEVAERVERGHDIAAACGQLAGQHTGRFGKRGLTPLRVE from the coding sequence GTGGACAACCGGCCCGCGCTTGCCGGGCTCCCGCCCGACCGCATGGTCGAGGTGGCGCAGGCCCTTGGGCAACCCTCGTACCGTGGGCGGCAGCTCACAAAGTGGGTCTATCAAAAGGCGGCCCGGAGCTTTGAGGAGATGGCGGATCTGCCCGCCGCCTTCCGCACCCAGCTGGAAGAACACTACCGGGTCTCGCCGCTTGTGGTCGCCGACCACAAGACCAGCCGCGACGGGGTGGAAAAGCTGCTCGTGCACAACGGCGACGAACAGGTCTACGAGTGCGTGCTCTTGCCCTATGCCGACCGCGTCTCGTGCTGCATCAGCAGCCAGGTGGGGTGCCCGATGGGGTGCACGTTCTGCGCGACCGGCCTGGGCGGTTTCGACCGCAACCTGACGGCGGCGGAGATCATCGGCCAGTACCTGCTTCTCCAGTCGCTGAGCCCACGCCGAGTGAGCCACGTGGTCTTCATGGGCATGGGCGAACCGTTGCTGAACCTGGAGGCGCTCGTGGAGGCCATGCGGCTGCTGCACGAAGAGGTCGGGCTGAGCTACCGACACCTCACCGTCTCGACCGTCGGCCTCGTACCGCAAATCAGGCAGCTCGCTCGCCTGAAGCTTCCCATCCACCTCGCCCTCTCGCTCCACTCCCCGCTCGACTCGGTCCGGGAGACGCTCATGCCTGTGAACCACAAGTGGCCGGTGGCGGAGGTGATGCAGGCCATGCGCGAATACCAGGCCGCGACCGGGAGAAAAGTCACGTTCGAATACCTCCTGATAGACCAGGTGAACGATACGCCCGACCAGGCGGAGGCGCTGGCACGTCTAGTGAAGGGCCTCCCGTGTTTTGTGAACCTCATCCCGTTCAATTGGGTCGACACCGGCCAGGGCTTCCGCCGTCCGGAACGCGAGCGCGTCGCCGCATTTCGCCGGGTCTTGGAGAAGTTCGGGGTGGAGGTGGCCGAACGCGTGGAGCGCGGTCACGACATCGCCGCCGCCTGCGGCCAATTGGCGGGGCAGCACACGGGACGGTTCGGCAAGCGGGGACTCACACCCCTACGCGTAGAGTGA
- a CDS encoding AAA family ATPase, which produces MSLIHDGLLQLLDVLPSHIKEKLVTSPDLNELVEVVLDYGRPAEARYRSGFERWHGITVTEHDLEHVVKKIGDFGEDNRAGIERTLHRISCIRNRQGRVVGLTCRVGRALEGTIDIIDDIVRAGQSILILGRPGVGKTTKLREVARVLADEVEKRVVIVDTSNEIGGDGDVPHPAVGSARRMQVRRPSEQHNVMIEAVENHMPEVIVIDEIGNEAEAMAARTIAERGVQLIATAHGQTLENLMLNPSLADLIGGIQAVTLSDDEARRRGTQKTILERKAPPTFQVVIELIDYDKLAVHHDVQKTVDLMLRGVLPRPEVRVRRAEGDVEVVQQEVVGEIDEPGFNERFPSLSARKPQPPDPPERGGRKGRTATAEPEKAPKAEPQPKPAKVMRIFPYGIARTRLERAIRERKAPAYITNDIHQADAVIAIRSTAQAKPAKLRELGRPLPTVVVKSNTFSQIASALEEVLRGSGIDRDAEAGALQEVSDAVATVLRTGRPVELTPQNSSVRKMQLQIVESKRLAAECVGQDPARRLRILPVRLA; this is translated from the coding sequence ATGTCTTTGATCCATGACGGCCTGCTGCAGCTCCTCGACGTCCTTCCCTCCCACATAAAAGAGAAACTGGTCACGAGCCCGGACCTCAACGAACTTGTCGAAGTGGTTCTGGACTACGGCCGCCCTGCCGAGGCGCGGTACCGGAGCGGCTTTGAGCGGTGGCACGGGATCACGGTGACCGAGCACGACCTTGAGCACGTGGTCAAGAAGATCGGCGACTTTGGGGAGGACAACCGTGCGGGCATCGAGCGCACGCTGCACCGCATCTCCTGCATCCGCAACCGCCAGGGGCGGGTGGTGGGCTTGACCTGCCGGGTGGGCCGAGCGCTAGAGGGCACGATCGACATCATCGACGACATCGTTCGTGCGGGGCAGTCGATCTTGATCTTGGGACGGCCGGGAGTGGGCAAGACCACGAAGTTGCGCGAGGTGGCCCGGGTTCTGGCGGACGAGGTCGAGAAGCGGGTGGTGATCGTGGACACCTCGAACGAGATCGGGGGCGACGGCGACGTGCCGCACCCGGCCGTGGGCAGTGCCCGCCGCATGCAGGTGCGCCGCCCCAGCGAGCAGCACAACGTGATGATCGAGGCGGTGGAGAACCATATGCCCGAGGTGATCGTGATCGACGAGATCGGCAACGAGGCGGAAGCCATGGCCGCCCGCACCATCGCCGAGCGCGGCGTGCAGCTAATCGCGACCGCCCACGGGCAGACTCTGGAGAACCTGATGCTGAACCCCTCGCTGGCGGACCTCATCGGTGGCATCCAGGCGGTGACCTTGAGCGACGACGAGGCGCGGCGCAGGGGCACGCAGAAGACGATCCTGGAGCGCAAGGCCCCGCCGACCTTCCAGGTGGTGATCGAGCTGATCGACTACGACAAGCTGGCCGTGCACCACGACGTGCAGAAGACGGTGGACCTGATGTTGCGCGGGGTGCTGCCGAGGCCGGAAGTCCGGGTTCGCCGGGCCGAGGGCGACGTCGAGGTCGTGCAGCAAGAGGTGGTGGGCGAGATCGACGAGCCGGGCTTCAACGAGCGCTTCCCCTCGCTCTCGGCCCGCAAGCCGCAGCCGCCCGACCCGCCGGAGCGGGGAGGGCGCAAGGGCCGCACCGCCACCGCCGAGCCAGAGAAGGCGCCCAAAGCCGAGCCCCAGCCCAAACCGGCCAAGGTGATGCGCATCTTTCCGTACGGGATCGCTCGGACAAGGCTGGAGCGGGCGATCCGCGAGAGAAAGGCGCCGGCCTACATCACGAACGACATCCACCAGGCCGACGCGGTGATCGCGATCCGCTCGACGGCGCAGGCCAAGCCGGCCAAGCTCCGCGAGCTGGGCCGACCCTTGCCGACGGTGGTGGTGAAGTCGAACACGTTCAGCCAGATCGCCTCGGCCCTGGAGGAGGTTCTGCGAGGAAGCGGGATCGACCGAGACGCTGAGGCGGGCGCCCTGCAAGAGGTGAGCGACGCGGTGGCAACGGTGCTTCGCACCGGGCGTCCGGTGGAACTCACGCCGCAGAACTCCTCTGTGAGGAAGATGCAACTTCAGATCGTGGAGTCCAAGCGGCTCGCGGCCGAGTGTGTCGGCCAAGACCCGGCGCGGCGGTTGCGGATCTTGCCGGTGCGGCTGGCTTAG
- a CDS encoding HIT domain-containing protein yields the protein MSERLWAPWRFNYVQKADAQNATGNIFVDLPAMDDDRQNLILYRGETAFVLMNAYPYTSGHLLVAPFRKVADIVGLSPEELSEINQLVVKCVQWTRAAYSPDGYNIGVNMGRAAGAGIPGHIHWHVVPRWSGDTNFMGTVGDVRVIPQDLTQAYDLLLGIVKGS from the coding sequence ATGAGCGAACGGCTTTGGGCGCCTTGGCGGTTCAACTACGTCCAAAAAGCGGACGCCCAGAACGCGACGGGCAACATCTTCGTCGACCTCCCCGCCATGGACGACGACCGCCAGAACCTCATCCTCTATCGGGGTGAGACCGCGTTCGTCCTCATGAACGCCTATCCTTACACGAGCGGCCACCTGCTCGTCGCGCCGTTCCGCAAGGTCGCCGACATTGTCGGGCTTTCGCCCGAAGAGCTCAGCGAGATCAACCAATTGGTGGTCAAGTGCGTCCAGTGGACGCGCGCAGCTTACTCACCAGACGGTTACAATATCGGCGTGAACATGGGCCGTGCCGCAGGCGCGGGGATCCCGGGCCATATCCATTGGCACGTGGTGCCTCGCTGGTCTGGGGACACGAACTTTATGGGCACGGTCGGCGACGTCCGAGTGATCCCTCAAGACCTCACCCAGGCTTACGACCTCCTGCTGGGAATCGTCAAAGGCAGTTAG
- a CDS encoding deoxyribodipyrimidine photo-lyase, giving the protein MPRYKSIVCWLRRDLRLEDNTALAEATRSAEHVAVAFVYDREILDPLLDRDDRRVTFIHESVGELERKLAAKGSGIVTLYGTPGEEIPRLAEQVGAEAVFASHDDDPYALTRDHLVKASLKSAGREFYTFKDIVVFERTEVLNQSGEPFKVFTPYSKAWKAALQPPMIQPAEADTSRLAPRKLLPSFGNLSLDQIGFQKGDLWLEPGEDAALRRLEDFFAGACDDYAEMRDFPGIQGTSGLSVHLRHGTVSIRQCFRRAYEEEGRGAAKWIDELIWREFYHMILANFPNVVQESFRPEYRNLEWPGSDEDYRAWEEGRTGYPIVDAAMRCLNATGWMHNRLRMVTAMFLTKDLLVDYRKGEAYFARKLLDFELSSNNGGWQWSASTGVDAQPYFRIFNPVLQSKKFDPEGKFIKTWCPELKNFSPEHVHWPSGAPLMEQQLAGCEVGKDYPLPIVDHGTMRERAVKLLTLPS; this is encoded by the coding sequence GTGCCACGCTATAAGTCGATCGTTTGCTGGCTTCGCCGTGACCTGCGACTGGAGGACAACACGGCCCTGGCCGAGGCGACCCGGTCGGCTGAACACGTCGCGGTCGCGTTCGTTTACGACCGTGAGATCCTTGACCCGCTTCTGGACAGGGACGACAGGCGCGTCACCTTTATCCATGAGTCGGTCGGCGAACTTGAGAGAAAGCTTGCGGCAAAGGGGTCAGGGATCGTTACGCTCTATGGCACCCCCGGTGAAGAAATCCCTCGTTTAGCCGAGCAAGTCGGCGCTGAGGCGGTCTTTGCTAGCCATGATGACGACCCTTATGCCCTAACCCGGGACCACCTCGTAAAGGCCAGCCTTAAGTCTGCAGGCCGCGAGTTTTATACATTTAAAGATATTGTCGTCTTCGAACGCACGGAAGTCTTGAACCAATCAGGCGAACCCTTCAAAGTCTTTACCCCTTATAGCAAGGCGTGGAAGGCGGCTCTCCAACCGCCTATGATCCAGCCGGCTGAAGCAGACACCTCGCGACTTGCGCCGCGTAAGCTCTTGCCTTCTTTCGGAAACTTGAGTCTCGACCAGATCGGGTTTCAGAAAGGGGATTTGTGGCTGGAGCCGGGCGAGGACGCAGCGCTACGCCGCCTAGAGGATTTCTTCGCGGGCGCCTGCGACGACTATGCTGAAATGAGGGACTTCCCGGGCATCCAGGGCACCAGCGGCCTGAGCGTCCACCTCCGCCACGGCACGGTCTCGATCCGGCAGTGCTTCCGAAGAGCTTACGAGGAAGAGGGGCGGGGTGCGGCTAAATGGATCGACGAGCTGATTTGGCGTGAGTTCTATCACATGATCCTTGCTAACTTTCCCAATGTCGTCCAGGAGAGCTTCCGTCCAGAATATAGAAACCTTGAATGGCCAGGGTCCGATGAAGACTACAGGGCCTGGGAAGAGGGGCGAACGGGCTACCCAATCGTCGACGCGGCGATGCGCTGCCTTAACGCGACGGGATGGATGCACAACCGGCTCCGGATGGTGACGGCCATGTTCCTCACAAAAGACCTCCTGGTGGACTATCGAAAGGGCGAAGCTTATTTTGCCCGGAAACTCCTCGACTTTGAGCTTTCCAGCAACAATGGAGGATGGCAATGGAGCGCAAGCACGGGGGTGGACGCCCAACCCTATTTCCGCATCTTCAACCCGGTCCTGCAAAGCAAGAAGTTCGACCCCGAAGGGAAATTCATAAAAACCTGGTGCCCCGAGTTGAAGAACTTTAGCCCGGAGCATGTGCACTGGCCGTCCGGGGCCCCGCTGATGGAACAGCAGCTGGCGGGGTGCGAGGTCGGCAAGGACTACCCCTTGCCGATCGTCGACCACGGCACCATGCGGGAGAGGGCCGTGAAGCTCCTTACGCTTCCTTCTTGA
- a CDS encoding uracil-DNA glycosylase, which produces MATLTGSGLQELALRAHSCRLCPLAERRRNVVFGEGNPSSPLVLVGEGPGDEEDRTGRPFVGRAGKLLDQALAENGLDRTKVYICNTVKCRACDWSTGRPVNRPPAEEETAACRSWLLPQLAAIAPEVVLCIGAPSAKNLIKKAFKITAERGRYFPSEFARCAIATLHPAYILRNQGASSDGGYRLLVEDIAKAWETAVRLRERTPPVEEARQLGLEF; this is translated from the coding sequence GTGGCGACATTGACCGGCTCTGGCCTCCAAGAGCTTGCCCTGCGGGCTCATTCGTGCCGGCTGTGCCCCTTGGCGGAGCGGCGTCGGAACGTGGTCTTCGGCGAGGGAAACCCGTCTAGCCCTCTGGTGCTCGTGGGCGAAGGGCCGGGCGACGAGGAGGACCGGACGGGCCGCCCCTTCGTCGGCAGGGCGGGCAAGCTCCTGGACCAGGCCTTGGCGGAGAACGGCTTGGACCGCACCAAGGTCTACATCTGCAACACGGTGAAGTGCCGGGCGTGCGACTGGTCTACGGGGCGGCCCGTGAACCGACCCCCGGCCGAAGAGGAGACCGCCGCCTGCCGCTCCTGGTTGCTGCCGCAGCTTGCCGCGATCGCGCCGGAGGTCGTCCTCTGCATCGGCGCCCCTTCGGCGAAGAACCTCATCAAGAAGGCGTTCAAGATCACGGCCGAGAGGGGGCGCTACTTTCCCAGCGAGTTCGCCCGGTGCGCCATCGCGACCTTGCACCCCGCCTACATCTTGCGGAACCAAGGGGCTTCGTCAGATGGCGGGTACCGCCTTTTGGTGGAAGATATAGCCAAAGCCTGGGAGACGGCGGTGCGCCTTCGCGAAAGGACGCCTCCGGTCGAGGAAGCCCGTCAATTGGGGTTGGAGTTCTAA
- a CDS encoding 1-acyl-sn-glycerol-3-phosphate acyltransferase, whose translation MTKNRQSTRIQLPRENRGWYGFAAWLVRSLLATLGGGIERIGLENVPLEGPTLIAPVHMSFLDPPVIGSLCPRRLRFMAKEELFRPALLNVLIRSLGAFPVRRGHNDSTAVKNALAMLADKQAVLVFPEGARNDGETMLPIQIGLAMMAKRSGAKVVPVGLQGTQKMLPKGAKGPRRTRVTIAFGKPFTYAEVTEGLPDREARARFVEVLGARIAEACALAGNPIKSASSDPPRTESHPVQTQP comes from the coding sequence ATGACGAAAAACAGGCAGTCAACTCGGATCCAGCTCCCAAGAGAGAACCGGGGCTGGTACGGCTTCGCGGCCTGGCTTGTCCGCAGCCTCCTGGCGACCCTCGGCGGCGGGATCGAGCGGATCGGGTTGGAAAACGTCCCCCTGGAGGGCCCCACCTTGATCGCCCCCGTCCACATGAGCTTCCTCGATCCGCCCGTCATCGGCTCGCTCTGCCCGCGACGGCTCAGGTTCATGGCGAAGGAAGAGCTGTTCCGACCGGCACTTCTCAACGTCCTGATCCGCAGTTTGGGCGCCTTTCCCGTGCGGCGGGGCCACAACGATTCCACGGCCGTGAAGAACGCCCTCGCCATGCTGGCGGACAAGCAAGCCGTGCTCGTCTTCCCCGAGGGAGCCCGCAATGACGGAGAGACCATGCTTCCGATTCAGATCGGCCTCGCGATGATGGCCAAGCGCAGCGGGGCCAAGGTCGTCCCGGTCGGCCTGCAGGGCACCCAGAAGATGCTGCCCAAAGGGGCGAAAGGGCCAAGGCGCACCCGCGTGACCATCGCCTTCGGCAAGCCCTTCACCTATGCCGAGGTCACCGAGGGGCTCCCCGACCGCGAGGCTCGTGCCCGCTTCGTCGAGGTTCTCGGAGCGCGGATCGCGGAGGCTTGCGCCCTAGCGGGCAACCCGATCAAAAGCGCGTCGTCAGACCCGCCGAGAACAGAGTCCCACCCCGTTCAAACACAGCCTTAA
- a CDS encoding trypsin-like peptidase domain-containing protein, whose product MKKGVLVLLVVGVFLAVFAGVFGALQLNRVVETRQVSTRLNQPPVVLKNASLEGVADNDFRATAKKVLPSVVSIDTRVRGRMFGEVMDRPYSQGSGVVIDQSGYIVTNNHVVRVDMGFRGSRLADAVSVTLSDGRTAPAKIVGTDPRADLAVLKVELPNLVPIDLGDSSKLEVGEWVLAIGNPLGFKNTLSAGVVSSIGRQLPSQTNSVFIDGIQTDAAINQGNSGGALVNSAGQLVGINSSIASINGGNVGIGFAIPVNRMKTVVEDILKFGYAKYGILGVSLSPRSQLLAMADARAELRQYANASTDPPDHGVVVLDVQQGLPAAQAGIGRWDVITSINGKEVKEPTDFFAAVSPLRPGAKVTVKVWQSGAVKDVSLTLAEAKGEE is encoded by the coding sequence ATGAAGAAAGGCGTGCTCGTCTTGTTGGTCGTCGGCGTCTTCCTGGCCGTGTTCGCCGGGGTCTTCGGGGCGCTGCAACTGAACCGCGTCGTCGAGACCCGGCAGGTCAGCACCAGGCTGAACCAGCCCCCCGTCGTGCTGAAAAACGCGAGCCTGGAAGGCGTCGCCGACAACGACTTCCGGGCGACCGCGAAGAAGGTGCTGCCCAGCGTGGTCAGCATCGATACCCGGGTGCGGGGCCGCATGTTCGGCGAGGTGATGGACCGGCCCTATTCCCAGGGCTCCGGCGTCGTCATCGACCAGAGCGGCTACATCGTGACGAACAACCACGTCGTCCGCGTGGACATGGGCTTCCGTGGCAGCCGTCTGGCCGATGCGGTCAGCGTCACCCTCAGCGACGGCCGCACCGCCCCCGCCAAGATCGTCGGCACCGATCCCCGGGCCGACCTCGCCGTGCTCAAGGTCGAGCTCCCGAACCTCGTGCCGATCGACCTCGGCGACAGCAGCAAGCTCGAGGTGGGCGAGTGGGTGCTCGCCATCGGCAACCCCCTCGGCTTCAAGAACACGCTCAGCGCGGGCGTGGTCAGCAGCATCGGCCGGCAACTGCCCAGCCAGACCAACTCCGTCTTCATCGACGGCATCCAGACCGACGCGGCCATCAACCAGGGCAATTCGGGCGGGGCCCTCGTGAACTCGGCCGGCCAGCTCGTGGGCATCAACTCCAGCATCGCCAGCATCAACGGCGGCAACGTGGGCATCGGCTTCGCCATCCCCGTGAACCGGATGAAGACGGTCGTGGAGGACATCCTGAAGTTCGGCTACGCCAAGTACGGCATCCTCGGGGTCTCGCTCAGCCCGCGCTCCCAGCTGCTCGCCATGGCCGACGCCCGCGCCGAACTCCGCCAGTATGCCAATGCCTCCACCGACCCGCCCGACCATGGCGTCGTCGTGCTGGATGTGCAGCAGGGCCTCCCCGCCGCCCAAGCCGGCATCGGCCGCTGGGACGTCATTACCAGCATCAACGGCAAGGAGGTGAAAGAGCCGACCGACTTTTTCGCCGCCGTCTCCCCCCTCCGCCCCGGCGCCAAGGTCACGGTCAAGGTGTGGCAGTCCGGCGCGGTCAAGGACGTCAGCCTCACCCTCGCCGAGGCGAAGGGAGAGGAATAA